The genomic DNA TGTTACTCCTTTCCGCGATGGCCGCATCGTACTCGCTGCCACCCATTATCCGGCCATCGCCCGCATTGCTcatgtccagcagcagcttcgaCACCTTCTTGCACTTGGTCATGTGCTTCTCGGCCCGCGCCTTTTCCGTGTACGTTTTGAAGCATTTGTGACATTTGAACTTTTTCTCCACgatcttcttctccttcatCGGTTTCAGGTTCTTCATGTGCTCGAACAGATGCTTCTTCAGTTCCTTCTTGAGCTGGAACGGTTTCTTGCAGAACAGGCAGATCGTGTAGCGTGTGGTAACGTCCAGCGCGGGCGCCGAATGATCCGCATTGACGACTTCAATATTTTCGCATGCCTCCAGCTCCTCCAACGATTCCGAATCGGAATCACTCTCCTGATCGAGTGCCTCCAGCTGTCGTTCAATGTCCTCCGTGCTGCCTTCGTGCTGTAGCCCACCGGCCAGTCCTCCTCCCGCTGCTCCGCCCGGCGTCAAATGACTGCCGCCTCCAcccgcaccaccaccgctcGATGTACTCAAATTCCGTGCTGCCATATTATCGCTCATGTTTTATCTTCGATAAACGGTTTGTTCGAGTTGGCTATTTAAACGACTTTGTGTCCGTTCCgcctgtaaaaaaaaagggtaagcaaaaatcaattaacaTCAACACTTTAAAAGCAGCCACCGTTCGTTGTTGCGCCGACTATCGCGGTTCCCGCCTAACGCCCGGCCACAATGCCAATGCCCTTATCTTATACGGCCAGGTAATCGAACAAACGCCATCGGCGGTACTTTGCTTATCTTATTCTCAGTACACAAGCACCTTGGGCAATGGTTTTTCGGAACTGGACTGCAACTGGGGCGAAGGAAACGATCGAACAGTAgttaaaaagcaataaaactaaattaacATCGACGTTGATTAACATCGTAGAATGAGAATTTTACACAACCCGCCACATCCCCGTGCTGCCATGGTCACAAGACACCTGCAAATTGGACTGCTAAGATCGAACCATTCGCCAATCGCTTTTGACGCCTTACCGATGCTAGATAAACATTGAAAAGATGCTGCTGCGACATTCACCACCGAATTGTGTCGCATCAACGACGCTCGCGACCCAATGCGGTCACACTTTCCCGCAGTAAGGGAAGGGATGGTTGGGGCTGTGCGCGAAGGGAGACAACGACGTCAATATACAATGTTGGTGTGGTGC from Anopheles stephensi strain Indian chromosome 2, UCI_ANSTEP_V1.0, whole genome shotgun sequence includes the following:
- the LOC118502891 gene encoding uncharacterized protein LOC118502891, which produces MSDNMAARNLSTSSGGGAGGGGSHLTPGGAAGGGLAGGLQHEGSTEDIERQLEALDQESDSDSESLEELEACENIEVVNADHSAPALDVTTRYTICLFCKKPFQLKKELKKHLFEHMKNLKPMKEKKIVEKKFKCHKCFKTYTEKARAEKHMTKCKKVSKLLLDMSNAGDGRIMGGSEYDAAIAERSNKSSMKSGGKFREPTSPRSLVFDPDAAADSDERWSSADERRERNQVVHFDERTTKGGGPGSSDESPTSPGTGGHFQKCS